In one Thermodesulfobium acidiphilum genomic region, the following are encoded:
- a CDS encoding proline--tRNA ligase, with product MKLSKLFFKTLKEVPGDAEAISHVLLLRAGYIRRLSSGIYTYLPLAKKVLLKIENIVREEMININSQELLLPALQPREIWEISGRWKKYGPELMRFKDRHDKEYALGPTHEEVITDLINKEVNSYKQLPISVFQIQTKFRDEIRPRFGLMRTREFIMKDAYSFHRNEEDLDKTYWDMFHAYEKILTRMGLNFKSVEADSGAIGGSVSHEFMVLTPFGEDKILYCSSCPYAANLEKATSTYEPFYSAGGEFSELEIIPTPNAKTVNEVSEYIGVDHKFILKSLMYRIEGKPTMIVVAGDDELNEIKLKNALPGKELSMMTPEEIKQELNLSVGSIGPVKIDNIDLICDKRVCVENVAFYAGANKEGYHYKNVYFKRDFYTDKIFDLRTSKAGESCPRCGSKLLESIGSEAGHVFKLGTKYSEPMKAYFKDEDGKEKPFEMGCYGIGISRLLAIVVEQHHDEFGIIWPNSISPYQVIIIPANINDENQLATSEMIFYEIRQRGISVLFDDRDERAGVKFKDADLLGIPIKIIIGSHFSKSGLIEIKVRRDGSSNLVPPDEASVYVSLKLRQIV from the coding sequence ATGAAATTATCCAAATTGTTTTTCAAGACTCTTAAAGAAGTACCTGGTGACGCTGAGGCTATTAGCCACGTTCTTTTGTTAAGGGCTGGTTATATAAGGCGTCTTAGTTCTGGTATTTATACATATTTACCATTAGCTAAAAAGGTGTTATTAAAGATTGAGAATATAGTTCGTGAGGAAATGATTAATATTAATTCTCAAGAGTTATTACTTCCTGCTCTTCAACCAAGAGAAATTTGGGAAATTTCGGGGAGATGGAAAAAATACGGTCCTGAACTTATGAGATTTAAGGATAGACATGATAAAGAGTACGCTCTTGGCCCTACACATGAAGAAGTTATAACTGATTTGATAAATAAGGAGGTTAATTCTTATAAACAACTCCCAATTTCTGTATTTCAAATACAAACAAAATTTAGAGACGAAATAAGACCCAGGTTTGGTTTGATGAGAACAAGAGAGTTTATTATGAAAGATGCCTATAGCTTTCACAGAAACGAAGAGGATCTTGATAAAACTTATTGGGATATGTTTCACGCTTATGAAAAAATTCTTACAAGGATGGGGTTAAATTTTAAGTCAGTTGAAGCAGATTCTGGAGCTATTGGTGGAAGCGTTTCCCATGAATTTATGGTTTTAACTCCTTTTGGGGAAGATAAGATTCTCTATTGTTCAAGCTGTCCTTATGCGGCAAATCTTGAAAAGGCTACATCAACTTATGAGCCCTTTTATAGTGCTGGGGGAGAGTTTTCTGAGTTAGAGATTATTCCAACACCTAATGCAAAAACAGTTAATGAGGTTTCGGAATATATTGGAGTAGACCATAAGTTTATCTTAAAATCTCTAATGTATAGAATCGAAGGAAAGCCTACTATGATAGTTGTAGCTGGTGATGATGAGTTAAACGAGATAAAGTTAAAAAATGCTCTTCCTGGGAAAGAACTGTCAATGATGACACCTGAAGAAATTAAGCAAGAATTAAATTTATCTGTTGGTTCAATAGGACCAGTAAAAATTGATAATATAGATTTAATTTGTGACAAAAGAGTATGTGTTGAAAATGTAGCTTTTTATGCTGGGGCAAATAAAGAAGGTTATCATTATAAAAATGTTTACTTTAAAAGAGATTTTTATACAGATAAAATTTTTGATTTGAGAACTTCAAAGGCTGGAGAATCCTGTCCCCGTTGTGGTTCTAAATTGCTGGAAAGTATTGGAAGCGAAGCTGGTCACGTATTTAAACTCGGTACTAAATACAGTGAACCAATGAAAGCTTATTTTAAAGATGAAGATGGTAAAGAGAAGCCATTTGAAATGGGATGTTATGGAATTGGCATCTCAAGACTTCTTGCTATTGTTGTTGAACAACACCATGATGAGTTTGGAATTATATGGCCAAATTCTATCTCTCCTTACCAGGTGATTATTATCCCTGCAAACATAAATGATGAAAATCAGCTAGCAACATCTGAAATGATTTTTTATGAGATAAGGCAAAGAGGTATAAGTGTTTTGTTTGATGATAGAGATGAGAGAGCTGGAGTGAAATTCAAAGATGCTGATCTCCTTGGGATTCCAATTAAAATTATTATAGGTAGCCATTTTTCTAAATCTGGTCTTATTGAGATAAAAGTTCGAAGGGATGGAAGTTCAAATCTTGTCCCGCCAGATGAAGCTAGTGTGTATGTCTCTTTAAAATTGAGACAGATAGTGTAA
- the hypA gene encoding hydrogenase maturation nickel metallochaperone HypA: protein MHEASIVQEIIDITTEQAKQNNAHKILEVEITVGAGAMIETDLLASAFDVMKNETMLEEAILKINKANLKLHCLNCGKIFESDRMISMECPYCHSFETVIESGREMLINKIIAE from the coding sequence ATGCATGAAGCAAGTATTGTTCAAGAAATAATTGATATAACTACAGAACAAGCAAAACAGAACAATGCGCACAAAATTCTTGAGGTAGAAATTACTGTTGGAGCTGGAGCCATGATAGAAACTGATCTATTAGCTTCGGCTTTTGATGTTATGAAAAACGAAACAATGCTAGAAGAAGCTATTTTGAAAATAAACAAAGCAAACCTAAAATTACATTGTTTGAATTGCGGAAAAATATTTGAAAGCGATAGAATGATAAGTATGGAATGCCCATATTGTCACTCGTTTGAAACAGTTATAGAATCTGGCAGAGAGATGTTAATCAATAAAATTATTGCAGAATAA
- a CDS encoding transglycosylase domain-containing protein: protein MLNKIKKFVIFIGIFLTLFLIGLLTGITIYSFIKVPNVESLENYAPPEATQIFDRNGKLITTLYDSENRIVVPLKDIPKSLQDAVIAVEDSRFYSEIGFDPIGIIRAFIADVTHRKEIEGGSTLTQQLVKNIYLTPQQTIMRKLVELVIAIRVDLTLSKAKILELYLNEIYLGHGTNGVEAASKYYFNKDVKDLNLAESAMLAGLISAPEYYSPVRNFKLAKERQKIVLNRMVDVGFITKAQAVEAYNQPIKIAHSNSKWGGIAPYFVDHILQEMAKKYGYNEVYTGGLKIYTTLDYNMQEEADKLVKEYVKKYKYLHVSEGALVAIDPQNGEIRAYVGGTSYEKSQFDRVIMAERQPGSAFKPFVYLTALEEGMSPNTMLSDTPVTYPTPEGPWSPQNYDRTFMGNIPMWEALMLSRNVPSVKLLAMVGVENAIKTARKAGIKSHLNANLALALGASDVNLLEITSAYGVFANRGIRVEPIFVTKVLDRNGKVLEENKPIPQRVFDEKYISVLDNMLTNVILHGTGMAANIGRPAAGKTGTTDDFRNAWFIGFTPNLVCGVWVGNDDNSPMDGVVGGFIPAEIWASFMKSALAGTPVAYFPKSSEPIGGPSSGNEVSVWVCGDSDKLATDRCPNPVLKSFPKDKAPTEYDNRYPGSPYVPKEKKTKVNTNEKPQVSGENNHPTTIPKHENNSIIVLPQR, encoded by the coding sequence ATGCTTAATAAAATTAAGAAATTTGTAATTTTTATAGGTATATTTTTAACACTTTTTTTAATTGGACTTCTAACTGGAATAACAATATACTCCTTTATTAAAGTTCCAAACGTAGAAAGTCTTGAGAACTATGCTCCTCCTGAAGCTACTCAAATATTTGACAGAAATGGTAAATTAATAACTACGTTGTATGATTCCGAAAATAGAATAGTTGTACCTTTAAAGGATATTCCTAAAAGTTTGCAAGATGCAGTTATAGCTGTCGAAGATTCGAGATTTTACTCAGAAATAGGTTTTGATCCTATAGGAATAATAAGGGCCTTTATAGCTGACGTTACACACAGAAAAGAAATTGAGGGAGGAAGCACTCTAACTCAACAACTGGTTAAAAATATTTATCTTACTCCACAACAGACTATTATGAGAAAGCTTGTTGAACTGGTTATTGCAATAAGAGTGGATCTTACGCTTAGTAAGGCTAAGATTTTAGAGTTATATCTTAATGAAATATATTTAGGTCATGGAACCAATGGTGTTGAAGCAGCTTCAAAATATTATTTTAACAAAGATGTAAAAGATCTTAATTTAGCGGAATCTGCGATGCTTGCAGGTTTGATAAGTGCACCTGAATATTATTCTCCAGTAAGAAATTTTAAGTTGGCCAAAGAACGTCAGAAAATTGTGTTAAACAGAATGGTAGATGTAGGCTTTATTACCAAGGCTCAAGCGGTTGAGGCATACAACCAACCTATTAAAATTGCTCATTCTAACTCAAAATGGGGTGGTATTGCTCCATACTTTGTTGATCACATATTGCAAGAAATGGCAAAAAAATATGGTTATAACGAAGTTTATACTGGCGGTTTGAAAATTTATACTACTCTTGATTACAATATGCAAGAAGAAGCCGATAAATTAGTCAAAGAATATGTAAAAAAATATAAATACCTACACGTATCAGAAGGCGCACTCGTTGCTATTGATCCTCAAAATGGAGAAATAAGAGCGTATGTAGGTGGAACCAGTTATGAAAAAAGTCAATTTGATAGAGTTATTATGGCAGAGAGACAACCCGGTTCTGCATTTAAACCCTTTGTTTATTTAACTGCTCTTGAAGAAGGAATGAGTCCTAATACTATGTTATCTGATACACCTGTTACATATCCTACGCCAGAAGGTCCATGGAGCCCTCAGAACTATGATAGAACCTTTATGGGGAATATTCCTATGTGGGAAGCTTTGATGCTTTCTAGAAATGTTCCTAGTGTAAAATTACTGGCTATGGTAGGAGTAGAGAATGCAATTAAAACAGCTAGAAAAGCTGGTATTAAAAGTCATTTAAACGCAAATCTTGCTCTTGCCCTGGGTGCAAGTGATGTAAACTTGCTTGAAATTACTTCTGCTTATGGAGTTTTTGCTAATAGGGGTATTAGGGTTGAGCCAATTTTTGTAACCAAAGTTTTGGATAGAAATGGTAAAGTGTTAGAAGAAAATAAGCCTATACCTCAGAGGGTATTCGATGAAAAATATATATCAGTTCTTGATAATATGCTTACTAACGTAATATTGCATGGTACAGGAATGGCAGCAAATATTGGTAGGCCTGCTGCAGGCAAAACTGGTACTACTGATGACTTTAGGAATGCATGGTTTATAGGCTTTACCCCTAATTTAGTTTGTGGAGTATGGGTAGGCAATGATGATAATTCACCAATGGATGGTGTAGTTGGTGGCTTTATTCCTGCCGAAATTTGGGCTTCATTTATGAAAAGTGCTCTTGCAGGTACACCTGTTGCTTACTTTCCAAAGAGTTCGGAACCTATCGGTGGTCCATCGAGTGGAAATGAGGTTAGTGTATGGGTATGTGGTGATTCTGACAAGTTAGCAACAGATAGGTGCCCAAATCCTGTGTTAAAATCCTTTCCAAAGGACAAAGCCCCTACAGAATATGATAACAGATATCCAGGTAGTCCATATGTTCCAAAAGAGAAGAAAACTAAAGTGAATACTAATGAGAAACCACAAGTTTCAGGCGAAAATAATCATCCAACTACTATTCCAAAACATGAGAATAATTCAATTATTGTACTTCCCCAAAGATAG
- the hypB gene encoding hydrogenase nickel incorporation protein HypB: protein MELKDISVNIPILSKSVKEGENNKKIFESKKLLTINLISSPGSGKTTLLENITPILNEKGFPSLVIEGDIATTRDAERINKKDIKCVQINTHGICHLESKMIRKAFEQFNVEHEKILFIENVGNLVCPAEFYLGEHEKVAILSVTEGEDKPEKYPLLFKEASCILLTKVDLLPFLDLSEEVFISEIRKLNKESPIFLISKKNKNSYYKFVEWLIQKYSSIFGEVQ, encoded by the coding sequence ATGGAACTTAAAGATATAAGCGTAAATATCCCAATACTATCAAAAAGTGTTAAAGAAGGAGAGAACAACAAAAAAATTTTTGAATCAAAAAAACTCTTAACTATCAATCTTATAAGCTCTCCTGGCTCAGGAAAAACAACTCTTTTAGAAAATATTACACCTATTTTAAATGAAAAAGGATTTCCATCTTTAGTCATTGAAGGAGACATCGCTACCACAAGGGATGCAGAGAGAATCAATAAAAAGGATATTAAATGCGTACAGATTAACACGCATGGTATTTGTCATCTGGAATCCAAAATGATAAGAAAGGCATTCGAACAATTTAATGTAGAACATGAAAAAATTCTATTTATAGAAAACGTTGGTAATCTTGTTTGTCCTGCAGAATTTTATTTAGGAGAACATGAAAAGGTAGCAATATTAAGTGTAACAGAAGGTGAAGATAAACCAGAAAAATACCCACTTCTCTTTAAAGAAGCTTCATGTATACTTTTAACAAAGGTTGACCTTTTACCATTCCTTGATCTTAGTGAAGAAGTCTTCATTTCAGAAATTAGAAAGCTAAACAAAGAATCACCTATCTTTCTTATTTCAAAGAAGAATAAAAATTCATATTATAAATTTGTAGAATGGCTAATTCAAAAATATTCTTCTATCTTTGGGGAAGTACAATAA